In a genomic window of Watersipora subatra unplaced genomic scaffold, tzWatSuba1.1 SCAFFOLD_66, whole genome shotgun sequence:
- the LOC137410111 gene encoding protein FAM200C-like, translating to MFTIQLDESTDVANISQLMVFARYVNRETIEEEFLFCSPLPETTTAADVMNLVSDVFSKEHLNWGKLIGVSTDGAPAILGCRARFAQLVEGFHQCLAYLVDIIGSINEVNTKMQGGDRNVLNVTDSVNAFKDKLKLWVERLATENVKVSFPVLHSLVDKKAPSDSLLTDIQHH from the exons ATGTTCACcattcaacttgatgagtcCACTGATGTTGCTAACATTTCACAGCTGATGGTGTTTGCACGCTATGTAAACAGAGAGACAATTGAAGAAGAATTTCTGTTCTGCAGTCCTCTACCAGAGACCACCACAGCTGCTGATGTTATGAACCTGGTTTCCGATGTTTTCAGCAAAGAACATCTGAACTGGGGCAAACTAATTGGAGTTTCCACTGATGGTGCTCCAGCCATTCTTGGCTGTCGTGCTAGATTTGCACAGttg GTGGAAGGCTTCCATCAGTGTCTTGCTTACCTGGTTGACATAATTGGTTCAATCAATGAAGTGAACACAAAGATGCAAGGTGGAGACAGAAATGTGTTGAATGTAACTGATAGTGTCAATGCATTCAAAGACAAGCTCAAACTCTGGGTGGAAAGACTGGCTACTGAGAATGTAAAAGTTTCATTTCCAGTTCTGCATTCATTAGTTGACAAGAAAGCTCCTTCTGATTCTTTGCTAACCGACATACAGCATCACTAG
- the LOC137410112 gene encoding microfibrillar-associated protein 1-like, which yields MAETSMSSMRRAMDMGEKLGLKNAELAKFIDENEPKFAAEIEREKRRMEREAKKEAEDRQLQMHMKKMEIDSQKQARELEMQREIEEKRLTHELEMKKLEVESIRMDDSKNESTGLERVSNKHIPKLPVFDEKTDEMDSYLQRFEWIAKNYQWDKAEWSFHLSQYLKGKATETYTRMAAENRKDYDQVKEALLKRYNFTEEGYRKRFRKSKAEPDEAPQQFLVRLSTYIDKWVELSNCKDLKELNLREQFIAACPTDLAVHLKEMKFDSCDELAEAADRYLTAHGRKMSFMRKTTPNETTITGHSYNKKGHIAN from the coding sequence ATGGCGGAGACTAGTATGAGCAGTATGCGGAGGGCAATGGATATGGGCGAGAAGCTTGGATTAAAGAATGCGGAGCTAGCCAAATTCATTGACGAGAATGAACCAAAGTTTGCAGCGGAGATTGAACGCGAGAAGAGACGGATGGAACGAGAAGCCAAAAAAGAGGCTgaggacagacaactccaaatgcaTATGAAGAAAATGGAGATAGACAGCCAGAAGCAAGCAAGAGAGTTGGAGATGCAAAGAGAGATAGAAGAAAAGAGGTTAACGCATGAGCTCGAGATGAAAAAACTGGAAGTGGAGAGTATTAGGATGGATGACTCCAAAAATGAGAGTACAGGACTAGAGCGGGTTAGCAATAAACATATACCGAAACTACCAGTGTTTGATGAGAAAACAGATGAAATGGATAGTTACCTGCAGCGATTTGAATGGATAGCTAAAAACTATCAGTGGGATAAAGCTGAATGGTCATTCCATTTGAGCCAATATCTCAAAGGTAAGGCTACAGAGACTTACACTAGAATGGCGGCAGAGAATAGGAAGGACTACGATCAGGTGAAGGAAGCTCTGTTAAAACGCTACAATTTCACGGAGGAAGGCTACAGAAAGCGATTCAGAAAGAGTAAAGCCGAGCCCGACGAAGCACCACAACAATTTCTAGTTCGACTCAGTACCTACATTGACAAGTGGGTGGAGCTATCGAACTGCAAAGACCTGAAAGAACTCAACTTGCGAGAACAATTCATAGCGGCGTGTCCTACGGATCTCGCTGTACATCTAAAGGAGATGAAATTTGACAGCTGTGACGAGTTGGCTGAAGCTGCCGACCGATACCTGACAGCTCATGGTCGCAAGATGTCATTCAtgaggaagacaactccaaatgagaCAACCATCACCGGCCACAGTTATAACAAAAAGGGGCATATTGCAAATTGA